A single window of Synechococcus sp. C9 DNA harbors:
- the hisS gene encoding histidine--tRNA ligase: MTSAPLQAIRGTRDIWGTEIRLWQYLEQHARDILGRANYQEIRTPLFEATELFQRGIGEGTDIVSKEMYTFTDRGERSLTLRPEGTAGVVRSLIEHKRLSQGVQRCWYQGAMFRYERPQAGRQRQFHQLGVEVFGSEDPRVDVEVMAVALEFLQALGIPNLTLELNSVGDPADRQRYKAALVEYLTPYAADLDPDSQVRLTKNPLRILDSKDPATQAILRTAPLLPQYLGKAAQQHFEQVQEGLQALGLAYELNPRLVRGLDYYTRTAFEITTQDLGAQSAVGGGGRYDHLVEELGGTATPAVGWAMGLERLVVLLQKQGEPPAPELDIYVVSQGAGTATLSLQISQMLRGHGLRVEMDVSQSSLGKQIKRADKLGSKACVIVGETEVTTGQIPVKWLATGVQEIVTFPNGFRDATFWQKNFR, translated from the coding sequence ATGACCAGCGCACCCCTGCAAGCCATCCGGGGTACCCGGGATATTTGGGGCACCGAAATCCGCCTGTGGCAATACCTGGAACAACACGCCAGGGACATCCTAGGGCGAGCCAATTACCAGGAAATCCGTACCCCCCTGTTTGAAGCCACGGAATTATTCCAGCGGGGCATCGGCGAGGGTACCGACATTGTTAGTAAAGAAATGTACACCTTCACGGACCGGGGGGAACGGAGTTTGACCCTACGCCCGGAGGGAACGGCGGGGGTGGTGCGGAGTTTGATCGAACACAAGCGGCTCTCCCAGGGGGTGCAACGGTGCTGGTACCAGGGAGCCATGTTCCGCTACGAACGTCCGCAGGCGGGGCGACAGCGGCAATTTCACCAACTGGGCGTGGAAGTCTTTGGCAGTGAAGACCCCCGGGTGGATGTGGAGGTGATGGCGGTTGCCTTGGAGTTTTTGCAAGCTCTGGGGATACCCAATTTAACTTTAGAACTAAATTCCGTGGGCGACCCAGCGGACCGGCAACGCTACAAAGCCGCCCTGGTCGAGTATTTAACCCCCTACGCCGCCGATTTGGACCCGGATTCCCAGGTGCGGTTGACCAAAAACCCCCTGCGTATCCTGGACAGCAAAGACCCCGCCACCCAAGCCATTCTCCGCACGGCTCCCCTCCTCCCCCAATACCTGGGCAAGGCGGCGCAACAGCATTTTGAGCAGGTGCAAGAGGGCTTACAGGCGTTGGGCTTGGCGTATGAATTGAATCCCCGATTGGTGCGGGGGTTGGACTATTACACCCGGACGGCGTTTGAAATCACCACCCAGGATTTGGGGGCGCAGTCGGCGGTGGGGGGCGGGGGACGCTACGACCACCTGGTGGAGGAATTGGGGGGCACGGCAACCCCGGCGGTGGGTTGGGCGATGGGCTTGGAACGGTTGGTGGTGCTGTTGCAAAAACAGGGGGAACCCCCAGCCCCCGAACTGGATATATATGTCGTTTCGCAAGGGGCAGGGACGGCGACCCTCTCCTTACAAATCAGCCAGATGCTTAGGGGGCACGGTCTGCGGGTGGAAATGGACGTGAGTCAAAGCAGTCTGGGCAAGCAAATCAAACGGGCGGATAAATTGGGGAGCAAAGCCTGTGTGATCGTGGGGGAAACGGAAGTCACCACGGGGCAAATTCCGGTGAAATGGCTGGCAACCGGGGTGCAAGAAATCGTGACGTTCCCCAACGGGTTTCGGGATGCGACCTTCTGGCAAAAGAACTTTCGGTAG
- a CDS encoding peroxiredoxin has translation MTEAVALKPIPRIGDPAPDFEVMTTHGMKKLSDYRGNWVILFSHPADFTPVCTTEMVGLARMNEEFEKRGAKLLGLSIDSIHAHIAWVENIRQNFNIELPFPIIADLDMQVASLYGMVHPGASSTATVRAVFFIDPDGIIQALIYYPLTNGRNLDEILRLLDSLQTSRANKVATPANWQKGERVIEPPPKTVEELQKRRETDYPEKVDFYLVKKDL, from the coding sequence ATGACTGAAGCAGTGGCGCTCAAACCCATTCCCCGCATTGGGGACCCCGCCCCGGATTTTGAGGTGATGACCACCCACGGCATGAAAAAACTCTCGGATTACCGGGGGAATTGGGTGATTTTGTTTTCCCATCCGGCGGACTTTACCCCAGTCTGTACCACGGAGATGGTGGGCTTAGCCCGAATGAATGAGGAATTTGAAAAACGGGGCGCCAAACTGCTGGGCTTGAGCATTGACAGCATCCACGCCCACATCGCCTGGGTGGAAAATATCCGTCAGAATTTCAACATTGAATTGCCCTTCCCCATCATTGCCGACCTGGATATGCAGGTGGCGAGCCTGTATGGCATGGTGCATCCAGGAGCCAGTTCCACCGCTACGGTGCGGGCGGTCTTTTTCATTGACCCGGATGGGATCATCCAAGCCCTGATTTACTATCCCCTGACCAACGGGCGCAATTTGGATGAAATTCTGCGGCTTTTGGACTCCTTACAGACCAGCCGTGCCAACAAAGTCGCCACCCCCGCCAACTGGCAAAAAGGGGAACGGGTGATCGAACCACCCCCGAAAACCGTAGAGGAATTGCAAAAACGGCGGGAAACCGACTACCCCGAAAAGGTGGACTTTTACCTGGTGAAAAAAGACCTGTAA
- a CDS encoding DUF2203 domain-containing protein, with the protein MSEPPSAADWEQALAQLENDLMALKARYHQVQTAQKARSELQPRHTQVREHLRRYKNREAQAELQQLQRQLAELEVTLESQLLTWSSFKQPFWQAVRFGGLGFVLGVALHHWLS; encoded by the coding sequence GTGAGCGAACCACCGTCAGCGGCGGACTGGGAACAAGCCCTCGCCCAACTGGAAAACGACCTGATGGCACTCAAAGCCCGCTATCACCAGGTGCAGACCGCTCAAAAAGCCCGCTCCGAACTGCAACCACGGCACACCCAAGTCCGGGAACATCTGCGCCGCTACAAAAACCGGGAAGCCCAGGCGGAACTCCAGCAACTCCAACGACAACTGGCGGAACTGGAAGTGACCCTGGAAAGCCAACTACTCACCTGGAGTAGCTTCAAACAACCCTTTTGGCAGGCGGTACGCTTCGGGGGCTTGGGGTTCGTCCTCGGGGTCGCCCTCCACCACTGGCTGTCTTAA
- a CDS encoding DUF6439 family protein, producing MAGMEPETQQLAQALCDRLRITPEQWHRLKNNRHARAAEQLAAALSYLLHDQPEQALAHTQQAQGWLDRSLKAPPCPEHG from the coding sequence ATGGCTGGCATGGAACCCGAGACGCAACAATTGGCGCAAGCCCTGTGTGACCGCCTGCGGATTACGCCGGAGCAGTGGCATCGTTTGAAAAATAATCGCCATGCCCGTGCCGCTGAGCAGTTAGCCGCCGCTTTGAGCTATCTCCTGCATGACCAGCCGGAACAGGCTTTGGCTCATACCCAGCAGGCGCAGGGTTGGTTAGACCGTTCCCTGAAAGCCCCCCCCTGCCCAGAGCATGGTTGA